Genomic DNA from Methanofollis sp. W23:
GCTGGCACATGCAACGATGAGCCCGAGGTTGGCGATGGTCGAGTAGGCAAGCACCTTCTTGGCGTTGGTCTGCGAGATCGCAATCGCCGAGGCGACCAGGAAGGTCACGGCGCCGACAAACCCAAAGGCGACACCGGCAAGGGTGCCGAGGAGCACAGGAGCAAACCTGACGATGATGTAGACGCCGGCCTTGACCATGGTGCTCGAGTGGAGCAGGGCCGAGACCGGGGTCGGGGCGACCATTGCGCCGACCAGCCATGCCGAGAAGGGCATCTGCGCCGCCTTGGTCAGGCCTGCAAAGCAGATGAGCACTGCAGGGATGATGGCGACGGCCTGGCCTGAGGCGATGAGAGTGTCGAGTTCAAGGAGCCCGCCAGAGGGGTCGACCCCTGCGAGGTACAGGAAGGAGGCCGCAAAGGCGATCCCGCCAAGCAGGTTCAACTTCAGGGCAAGGAAGGCGTTGTTCGTCGCAACTTCGCTCTCGGAGTAACCGATGAGCAGGAAGGACGAAAGCGTCGTAATTTCCCAGAAGAAGAAGACCCAGAGCAGGTTGTTCGAGAAGACAAGCCCGAACATCGCGGCCAGGAAGACGAAGATCACAAAGAAGAACATCCGTCGCCGGTCCCGTACCTCGGGGTGGTGCTCGTGGTAGGTGTTCATGTAGCTGGTGGCATAGACCGCGATGAGGCTCCCGATGATCCCGATGATCAGGGCCATGATGATAGAGAACTCGTCGATGAAGAGGTTTCTCACCGGTTCGAGCCCGTGGGCCATGGTCATCTCAAAGTAGAGCATCACTGCGGTCTGTACGAGGACAAGCAGGACGGCAAGGTACTGCTTGAATTTCACTCCCAGGTACAGCAGCAACAGGGCGATGGCCACCTCAATGACAAACATCACCTGTGCGGTCGGTTCAAAGGGAAAGGGGAAATAAACCGAGCCTCCGGTAAAGGAGGTTGCGAACAGGTATATGGAGCCAATTGAGATGACCAGACCCG
This window encodes:
- a CDS encoding proton-conducting transporter membrane subunit, with product MFVIEVAIALLLLYLGVKFKQYLAVLLVLVQTAVMLYFEMTMAHGLEPVRNLFIDEFSIIMALIIGIIGSLIAVYATSYMNTYHEHHPEVRDRRRMFFFVIFVFLAAMFGLVFSNNLLWVFFFWEITTLSSFLLIGYSESEVATNNAFLALKLNLLGGIAFAASFLYLAGVDPSGGLLELDTLIASGQAVAIIPAVLICFAGLTKAAQMPFSAWLVGAMVAPTPVSALLHSSTMVKAGVYIIVRFAPVLLGTLAGVAFGFVGAVTFLVASAIAISQTNAKKVLAYSTIANLGLIVACASVGTPELVWAAIMLIIFHAVAKSLLFLCVGTVEHRTGSRDIEDMDGLIVRFPKIAVMIATGIAGMFLAPFGMLISKWAAIEGFIDAPFGIVFVTILAFGSAVTVFFWAKWMGKVLSVTPYGENLEGTVSRGKWVVLSSLTALTVLAALLFPLVSSVLIEPYVFGIYGETARLAQDNIIIMLLMILLLLILPLSLYTSSKESRKLPVYMGGRPTTPDLKFDGALGIQREMTTRNYYFEEYFGEKKLLHYSNPLCVLLILTAAALVAWGVMQGVVM